Part of the Triticum urartu cultivar G1812 chromosome 2, Tu2.1, whole genome shotgun sequence genome, CGCCGTCACGTCCAGGCCCCCCACCCCCGACCCGCTGCTCCCATCTCCGCCGCCCCAAAGCCCTAGCCACCTCCAAGCTCCCTCGCCGCGTCATCGCCGCCCTTCACATGGACGGCCCCCGCGCCGCGCCCCTTCGCTGCACTCCCGCCGAGACGGTGAGTCGCCAACTTGCTCCCGCGTATCCCCGTGGAAGGCAGAGTTCATAACTGATTGGTTGTCTGGATGCCGCGCAGGACGCGGTGGCGACGACCTCGGACCAGAccgagacggcggcggcggtcgaAGCCACCGAGCTGGGCAACAACGGGGCCCCGGCCCCGGCGGCGGACGCCCCCGCCGCCAGCATCGAGGGGCTGGACGGGATAAAGATCCGGAGGCGCCCGGTCACGGGCCCGTCCGTGCACCACGTGGGCCCCTTCCAGTTCCGCCTCGAGAACGAGGGCAACACGCCGCGCAACATCCTCGAGAAGATTGTCTGGAACAAGGACGTTGAGATTTGGCAGGTATGATGATGTTCTGGACTTCCGGAGCATTGTGCTTGTGCTGCCCTGTGCAAAGTGATGTTTCATGTGATGCCAAATTCGTGCTCTGGCTGATTTGTGTTCGCCAGATGAAGGAGAAAATGCCCCTGTACAGGCTGAAAGGTCCTCTGGACAATGCGCCTCCGGCCAGGGACTTTGTTGCTGCGCTGAAAGCGTCCTACGATCGGACTGCTCTGCCCGCTCTGATTGCGGAGGTGAAGAAGGGGTCGCCAAGCCGGGGGGTTCTTAGGgagaattttgaaccggtgagTTTATGGGATGAGTAGTGATGCTGAAATTAGGTGCAGGCAGCCTGTGCAGTCTCTTGGTCATGTATGTTATCGCCTTATTGGAGTTCACCTGCTCACTGAATGTGATTTATATTGAATGCATAAACTACCATTTCGACGATACTATCTTGTATGTGAACTTATTTCAATTAATGGGTCATACAACTGTAGGGAGAGATATCAAACTATGCTTGCCCTTTTAGTTATTTGACTACCTACCATCCACCTGATTTGCCTATTCCCTGTTATTGAGACTTACATTGTTGACATTCACTAGCACAAACATACACTGTTTTTTTTTTTCTTGAAGGAGGTGCTGTTGCTCTTCATTTGTAACACCAACTAAGAAGCGCAGATACACCTAAACTAACTAATGTTTGTTGGGACATAAACAGGTCGAGATCGCTCAAGCGTACGAGAAAAATGGAGCAGCATGCTTAAGTGTTCTTACAGATTCAAAATTCTTTCAGGTTAGTAGTTTCTTCTCTAGGAGATCTGAATCCTTATTTTTGTATGTTGTGGAGTTATCTGTACTGAAGATACTTGGTTTCCTTTGATATGCAACCAGGGAAGTTTCGACTACTTGGAGGCTATACGCAATGCTGGAGTTAAGGTACTGTATATTTGGCCATATGCTTTACTACTTGCAGAAGTCAATGATTTCATATGTGGTAGTTTGAATGCATGAAAGGCTCATGATCTGATCTTCTGAACGCAGTGTCCTCTTCTgtgcaaagagttcatcattgaCGCTTGGCAGCTTTACTATGCACGGTCTAAGGGAGCAGATGCTGTTCTTCTGATTGCCGCCATCTTACCTGATCGTGATATCAGTTATATGCTGAAAATATGCAAAATACTCGGGATGGCAGCTCTAGTTGAGGTTTGTGAATTATTTTTGCAACATATGTTGTATGTTGAAGGCTTTCGACTCTCCTCTCTTGTTGGACTGGAGTAATTCTATTTGCTGCTGCAGAATAAATCAAATGCACCTTCAGCATTCGAAGTCTGTTGGAATTAACATGTTAATTGTGTTGTTGAAGGTGCATGATGAAAGGGAAATCGACCGTGTTATAGGGATAGATGGCATTCAGCTTATTGGCATCAATAACCGTAATCTTGGTATGACATTGTTCATTTGGTTTAGTTATAAGTTTTGTTGGCACATATTATATATAACAATCTGGGGGTGTTTGTTGAGAGCAAAACCCGTCCAGCACCAAAAAAAAAGACTCCACGTTACTCAGCTTGTAATGCACACATGCATGACAATCTTTGAACGGTCTGAAGAAACCATATTTGAACATCCCTATCTATGTCACATATGTTCTTTACCCTATCTATGTCACATATGTTCTTTACCCTATCTATGTCACATATGTTCTTTACAAGTCATTGCAGTTATTTTATCACCTGGATGCTTGTTGCTTCGTACAAACTAATGGATCATTTATTCTATTTGCCATCATAAATCATATACTATGGAGCTActgtgggacggagggagtataatttttttgaatttccAAGGAGTTGTCATGTGTGCAGACCGCACAGTGCAGACCACACATGCATGAGCGTGCCCGTGGGAAGGATGTGCTCTCTTTTGGTGTTTAATTATGTATAATCCAGATTATTTGATTCTTAAAATGTAAAAGCTAGAGCTACACTTTAGATCTTGATATCCAACCTTAAGGACGTAAAACATGGTAATGCGTTCACTATTGAAAGTAGATGATTAAAGATGTTAATCTTGTGGTGCTTCAAATTAGGTTCTAGGATCAATAATTCACATGACACATAATTTTATTGCAGAAACTTTTGAAGTTGACATTTCAAACACGAAAAAGCTTCTGGAGGGTGAACGGGGACAACTTATAGCCCAGAAGGACATAATTGTAAGTAACCGCATGTCTCTTGCTACCAATTTTGTGCACTTCACAGTAGTTACTTACCACACGTTGCAGTATTTGATAACGAAGCACTATCCAAATATTTTATTTTATATTGTAAATTTTGGCATCTGCTACTAGCATTAGTCAATTTTTTTCAGTTTAAATTATCGGCATCTCTTGTAACCTCATTACTGGCATTTAGGTAGCATTATGCCGTGAATCAGGCATATGTATTATTAATGGTGTAACTGTACATGAATTTAACTCGGTTAGCTCAAGGGAGACCACTGGCAATGATACTCTTATCAGCCCATATAAGGCAGGGTAGCTCTTGGCACACGGAGTAACATAAATTAGTTATGTGCAGTTAAGGCTCATCTATCAAAACAGTCTCTTTATCAAACCATGAGAAAATTTTCGTTGAACTGTAGTTCATCTATGTCATGTTCTATTTTCACTGCCCATATTGCTATCCAGAAGTTCTCAGTACAAAATTCGTCCATGTTGGATTATGTACATGACTCCTTGGCATGCAATATTCATGTTTACTTTTGACCTGTTTCAGGTCGTAGGCGAATCTGGACTGTTCACGCCTGACCATGTTTCATTCGTTCAGGATGCCGGGGTCAAAGCGGTAAGTGCGCCATGAAACACGTGTAAATGAACACTACAGTGATTCTGAAGTCTAGTTTTTCTTGCTTTTTGTCACCCTGACTTGACGCCTTGATGCAGATTCTTGTCGGGGAGTCCCTCATCAAGCAGGAGGACCCTGGGAAAGCAATCGCTGGACTTTTCGGCAAAGACATCTCACCCGTGAGTAGTGCGGTGTAAATAGGAAAAGGGGCAAGGAATCGTGAAATGCTGGGCCTCTCATATTTTGTATAGGAGAACAGAGCGATGTGCGCTTTTGGAGAGTTTTGGTCAGCAATTTTGTTTACCTGGCCAGTATCGGTGTTCTTCCCTTGCTGCCATTTCCTGGAAGTTGTAACCGGCCTCACTGTTCAAAGGATGCAATGCGAAGAGAGATGATCGAATAAGTTGGGTGTAGATGTTATTAGCTTGAGTTTACTTAGCTTGATAGATCAGCTCTTTGCTGTTCTATCTAAGTTCGAttttttgttgttgcaagttgCAACGCATTatcttgaccatgttgacaagtGACAGCCTCTGAGCTGGTGATAAGATAATGCAGTAGCAAACATGCTAATTGGAGCTACTCCCAGAGATTGTTTGGTCTCCGATCTAGGCCCAGTTCTTTGTAAAACAAATGGGGCTCAGATTCTGAGAGAAGCTGGGTAGGGGTCGCATTCTGGGAGAATCCCCAGATTTTGGCAAAATAATTGGGCCCTAATACTGGGAGCACTAAATAATTACTCAATTTAAGTAGCAGGACCTAAACCGCACAGGCAGGCCACATTGTACAGTGCAACCTATATCTAATGCCAGATTCTCTGTTGTATTCTTATTTTGGGCTGCAGTTCTTTTGAACACTA contains:
- the LOC125538623 gene encoding indole-3-glycerol phosphate synthase, chloroplastic-like: MEALATAPAPSRPGPPPPTRCSHLRRPKALATSKLPRRVIAALHMDGPRAAPLRCTPAETDAVATTSDQTETAAAVEATELGNNGAPAPAADAPAASIEGLDGIKIRRRPVTGPSVHHVGPFQFRLENEGNTPRNILEKIVWNKDVEIWQMKEKMPLYRLKGPLDNAPPARDFVAALKASYDRTALPALIAEVKKGSPSRGVLRENFEPVEIAQAYEKNGAACLSVLTDSKFFQGSFDYLEAIRNAGVKCPLLCKEFIIDAWQLYYARSKGADAVLLIAAILPDRDISYMLKICKILGMAALVEVHDEREIDRVIGIDGIQLIGINNRNLETFEVDISNTKKLLEGERGQLIAQKDIIVVGESGLFTPDHVSFVQDAGVKAILVGESLIKQEDPGKAIAGLFGKDISPVSSAV